A DNA window from Centropristis striata isolate RG_2023a ecotype Rhode Island chromosome 10, C.striata_1.0, whole genome shotgun sequence contains the following coding sequences:
- the pou1f1 gene encoding pituitary-specific positive transcription factor 1, with the protein MAAEEKLEDELTNNSTLKWEAQIAWSLCSGYYNIQCEFVVLDSVVAEVTSLMNIKALRPPSAPSSAPLSHRHCNPAVCPLPSGLSLGQPTKRSHMHLSTSSLGNALGNALGNSPPGLHYPVTACHYGNQQATYGMMAAQEMLSASISQTRILQTCAVPHPNMVASTNPLQGSLTPCLYKFPDHGLSSSSCALSHSFSSLPPALLSSEEALGGPGLAEMKADQRKSLREPEDAPAMDSPQIRELEMFANDFKIRRIKLGYTQTNVGEALAAVHGSEFSQTTICRFENLQLSFKNACKLKAILAKWLDEAELAGALYNDKIGMNERKRKRRTTISLGAKEALERSFVEKSKPSSQEIARIAKGLHLEKEVVRVWFCNRRQREKRVKTSLNLSSCLTKLSPHCISQMSKPQRPMA; encoded by the exons tTTGTGCAGCGGTTATTATAATATTCAGTGTGAGTTTGTTGTTCTTGACTCGGTGGTGGCCGAGGTCACGTCTCTGATGAATATCAAAGCGCTCCGACCACCATCTGCCCCGAGCAGCGCCCCGCTCTCCCACCGCC ACTGTAACCCTGCtgtctgtcctctcccctcaggtcTGTCTCTGGGTCAGCCCACCAAACGCTCCCACATGCACCTGTCCACCTCCTCGCTGGGCAACGCCCTCGGCAACGCCCTCGGCAACAGCCCCCCGGGGCTCCACTACCCCGTCACCGCCTGTCACTACGGCAACCAGCAGGCCACCTACGGCATGATGGcag CTCAGGAGATGCTCTCCGCCAGCATCTCTCAGACTAGAATCCTGCAGACATGTGCTGTTCCTCATCCAAACATGGTCGCTAGTACTAACCCACTgcaag gcTCTCTGACTCCGTGCCTGTATAAGTTTCCAGACCACGGtctcagcagcagctcctgtgcGTTGAGCCACAGTTTCTCCTCGCTGCCCCCGGCCCTGCTCTCCTCTGAGGAGGCCCTCGGGGGCCCCGGCCTGGCCGAGATGAAGGCCGACCAGAGGAAGAGCCTGCGGGAGCCTGAAGACGCTCCGGCCATGGACTCTCCGCAGATACGAGAGCTGGAGATGTTCGCCAACGACTTCAAGATCCGCAGGATCAAACTGG GCTACACTCAGACCAATGTGGGCGAGGCCCTGGCGGCGGTGCACGGCTCAGAGTTCAGCCAGACCACAATCTGCCGCTTTGAAAACCTGCAGCTGAGCTTCAAGAACGCCTGCAAGCTGAAGGCCATCCTGGCTAAATGGCTGGACGAGGCCGAGCTGGCTGGAG ctttaTACAATGATAAAATAGGGATgaatgagaggaagaggaaaagaagaaCAACCATCAG TCTGGGAGCTAAAGAGGCTCTGGAGAGAAGCTTTGTGGAGAAAAGTAAGCCGTCGTCTCAGGAGATCGCCCGGATCGCTAAAGGCCTCCACCTGGAGAAGGAGGTGGTCCGGGTCTGGTTCTGCAACAGGCGGCAGAGAGAGAAACGGGTGAAAACCAGCCTGAACCTCAGCTCCTGCCTCACCAAGCTCTCTCCTCACTGTATCAGCCAGATGAGTAAACCACAGAGACCCATGGCCTAG